In a genomic window of Vigna angularis cultivar LongXiaoDou No.4 chromosome 6, ASM1680809v1, whole genome shotgun sequence:
- the LOC108343592 gene encoding protein NRT1/ PTR FAMILY 8.2 yields MAEDDIYTKDGTVDYRGNPANKKETGTWRACPFILGNECCERLAYYGMSTNLVLYFKNRLNQHSATASKNVSNWSGTCYITPLIGAFLADSYLGRYWTIAVFSIIYAIGMTLLTLSASVPGMKPTCHGEEKCHATTLDSAICFLALYLIALGTGGIKPCVSSYGADQFDDTDSVEKEHKSSFFNWFYFSINIGALIASSLLVWIQDNVGWGWGFGIPAVTMAIAVVSFFSGTRLYRNQKPGGSALTRICQVVTASIRKYRVEVPSDKSLLYEINEGESAIKGSRKLDHTNELRCLDKAAVIGQSDKVGASANPWRLCTVTQVEELKSILRLLPVWATGIIFSTVYGQMSTLFVLQGQTMNTHVGNSSFKIPPASLSIFDTLSVIFWVPVYDKIIVPVARKFTGHRNGLTQLQRMGVGLFISIFSMVAAAILELIRLKMVRRHNYYQLEEIPMTIFWQVPQYFVIGCAEVFYFIGQLEFFYEQAPDAMRSFCSALSLLTVAFGQYLSSLLVTIVTKISTKNGSPGWIPDNLNFGHIDYFYWLLALLSVLNLIAFLIVSMFYTYKRPVGTLR; encoded by the exons ATGGCAGAGGATGATATATACACCAAAGATGGAACAGTGGATTACCGTGGAAATCCAGCTAATAAAAAGGAAACTGGAACCTGGAGAGCCTGCCCCTTTATCTTAG GAAATGAATGTTGTGAGAGATTGGCTTATTATGGGATGAGCACAAACTTGGTGCTTTATTTTAAGAATCGGCTAAATCAGCACAGTGCTACTGCTTCTAAGAATGTCTCTAATTGGAGTGGAACATGCTATATCACACCATTGATTGGAGCATTCTTGGCTGATTCCTACCTCGGAAGATATTGGACAATTGCAGTTTTCTCAATAATATATGCTATT GGAATGACACTCTTGACATTGTCTGCATCAGTTCCTGGCATGAAACCAACATGTCATGGAGAGGAAAAGTGTCATGCTACTACTCTAGACAGTGCAATCTGCTTCCTAGCTCTTTACCTTATTGCTCTTGGCACTGGAGGGATTAAGCCTTGTGTCTCATCCTATGGAGCAGATCAGTTTGATGACACTGATTCGGTTGAGAAGGAACACAAGAGTTCTTTCTTCAATTGGTTCTATTTCTCAATCAACATCGGTGCTCTTATTGCTTCTTCTCTGTTAGTCTGGATACAAGACAATGTGGGGTGGGGATGGGGCTTTGGAATTCCTGCTGTAACCATGGCAATTGCTGTGGTGAGTTTCTTTTCAGGCACTAGATTGTACAGGAATCAGAAGCCTGGAGGCAGCGCCCTCACTAGAATCTGTCAGGTGGTAACAGCATCCATAAGAAAGTACCGTGTTGAAGTACCCTCTGACAAGTCTCTTCTATATGAGATTAATGAAGGTGAATCTGCTATAAAAGGAAGCCGAAAGCTTGATCACACAAATGAGTTAAG GTGTTTGGACAAAGCAGCAGTGATAGGACAATCAGATAAAGTGGGAGCATCAGCAAACCCTTGGAGACTTTGCACTGTAACTCAAGTGGAAGAACTAAAATCCATTTTGAGATTACTTCCTGTATGGGCAACTGGCATCATATTTTCCACAGTGTATGGTCAGATGAGCACCTTATTTGTGTTGCAAGGGCAAACAATGAATACTCATGTTGGGAATTCCAGTTTCAAAATCCCTCCAGCTTCCCTTTCTATCTTTGACACCCTCAGTGTCATATTTTGGGTTCCAGTGTATGACAAGATCATTGTGCCAGTTGCAAGAAAGTTCACTGGGCACAGAAATGGCCTAACTCAGCTCCAGAGAATGGGAGTTGGGCTCTTCATATCCATATTTTCTATGGTAGCTGCAGCTATATTGGAGCTCATAAGGCTTAAAATGGTGAGAAGGCACAACTACTATCAACTTGAAgagataccaatgacaataTTTTGGCAGGTTCCTCAATATTTTGTGATAGGTTGTGCAGAAGTGTTTTATTTCATTGGTCAGTTGGAGTTCTTCTATGAGCAAGCCCCTGATGCCATGAGAAGTTTTTGTTCTGCTCTCTCACTCCTCACAGTGGCTTTTGGACAGTACTTGAGCTCTCTACTTGTGACAATTGTGACAAAGATTAGTACTAAGAATGGAAGTCCAGGATGGATACCTGACAACCTAAATTTTGGTCACATAGATTATTTCTATTGGCTATTGGCACTGCTAAGTGTTCTCAACTTGATAGCATTCCTTATAGTCTCCATGTTTTATACTTACAAAAGACCAGTGGGAACTCTACGCTGA
- the LOC108342581 gene encoding uncharacterized protein LOC108342581, which produces MFRKLFRDPKTGFHVLSSMNSKKYLKNIGLEREDYYFLKHVGKGLLCTYAVLGVMWLYTDNSSLGWGKLEPRLKEHEEALKDFISKGRMIGDAFSPKGMDKSDKDGNYNNQKETQNKNFDEEAQKLWLRLKNEVATELKKKGFDVE; this is translated from the exons atGTTCCGTAAGCTTTTTCGGGACCCCAAAACAG GTTTTCATGTGCTGAGTTCTATGAATTCCAAGAAATACCTAAAAAACATTGGGTTGGAAAGAGAAGACTACTACTTTTTGAAACATGTTGGAAAGGGCTTGCTTTGCACCTATGCCGTGCTTGGGGTCATGTGGCTCTACACTGATAATTCATCACTGGGGTGGGGGAAACTGGAGCCAAGGCTGAAGGAGCACGAAGAAGCATTGAAGGATTTCATCAGCAAGGGAAGGATGATTGGAGACGCTTTTAGTCCAAAAGGGATGGATAAGAGTGATAAGGATGGGAACTATAATAACCAGAAGGAGACGCAGAACAAGAATTTTGATGAGGAAGCTCAGAAGCTGTGGTTGAGACTGAAGAATGAGGTCGCAACTGAACTAAAGAAGAAGGGTTTTGATGTTGAATAA
- the LOC108341830 gene encoding protein OCTOPUS: MTTKTHRFTTCYRHPFTPVTGFCASCLRERLAGIDSSPSSPDLRRTKSFSDRTAGAISSAAAPEPRRRSCEVRLPQPVGSLSDLFNRDYKSKKPTNRNADIRSESAGVGIEESERGEVVRVSGDEDGEGKTMKEFIDLEFRSRKGAGRDFKDIAASFRGAASEFSKRLIKWKRKLNPKRNHRHSDVAGADFCSVEKLGFKSLQETQSEVGEYGFALGRRSCDTDPRLSVDNSRFSFEAPRASWDGYLIGKAYPRVSPMVRVGDRVLVEEEEEGDVSLENGEECCPGGSAQTKHYYSDWHRRRRSFDRSNSRRKSIMGDVDELRVISNAKVSPATTELFYGAKVLITENGLRDMNLKSSDSVMGSGSKVDACDVAIEDGQQGLNKFHKWGRLWSKLGLLQRRREDMLGEGDYGGGDVVNKPLAESWQKLRRVVNGQASESVSQKLIRSYSVSCGNPCRTSGLVNGFGGSATKGHVLNGRQKFMLQKNRSIRYSPSNVDSGLLRFYLTPLKSYRRSRSAKGSLKNSNSTARSFF; the protein is encoded by the coding sequence ATGACTACCAAAACGCACCGTTTTACTACCTGTTACCGTCATCCTTTCACACCTGTCACCGGTTTCTGTGCCTCCTGTCTCCGCGAACGCCTCGCCGGCATCGATTCCTCCCCCTCCTCGCCGGACCTCCGCCGCACTAAGTCCTTCTCCGACCGTACAGCCGGCGCTATCTCCTCCGCCGCCGCCCCGGAGCCCCGCCGCAGGTCCTGCGAGGTCCGACTGCCGCAGCCGGTTGGCTCGCTGTCGGACCTCTTCAATCGCGACTACAAGAGCAAGAAGCCAACGAATCGGAACGCCGACATCCGTTCCGAAAGTGCTGGCGTCGGAATCGAAGAGAGCGAGCGCGGCGAGGTGGTTAGGGTTTCTGGCGATGAAGACGGGGAGGGGAAGACGATGAAGGAGTTCATAGATCTCGAATTTCGGAGCAGGAAGGGCGCGGGGAGAGATTTCAAAGACATCGCAGCGAGTTTTCGCGGCGCGGCTTCCGAATTCAGCAAGCGATTGATAAAATGGAAACGGAAGCTGAATCCGAAGAGAAATCACCGCCACAGCGACGTCGCCGGCGCCGACTTTTGTTCGGTCGAAAAACTAGGGTTTAAGTCGTTGCAGGAGACGCAATCGGAGGTTGGAGAGTACGGTTTCGCGTTAGGTAGAAGATCGTGCGACACTGATCCGAGGTTATCCGTTGACAATTCGCGGTTTTCGTTCGAAGCTCCTAGAGCTTCCTGGGATGGTTATTTGATTGGGAAAGCATACCCTAGGGTTTCCCCCATGGTTCGTGTTGGTGATAGGGTTTTGgtcgaggaagaagaagagggagaCGTGAGTTTGGAGAATGGTGAAGAATGCTGTCCTGGTGGTTCTGCTCAGACGAAGCATTACTATTCCGATTGGCATAGGAGGAGGAGGAGTTTTGATAGATCAAATTCTCGTAGGAAGTCGATAATGGGAGACGTTGATGAATTGAGAGTGATATCTAATGCTAAGGTTTCTCCAGCTACAACTGAGTTGTTCTATGGGGCGAAGGTGTTGATCACTGAGAATGGTTTGAGGGATATGAATTTGAAATCGTCTGATAGTGTAATGGGGTCCGGTTCCAAGGTTGATGCTTGTGATGTTGCAATTGAGGATGGGCAACAGGGATTGAACAAGTTTCACAAGTGGGGTAGGTTATGGAGTAAATTGGGGTTATTGCAGAGGAGAAGGGAAGATATGTTGGGAGAAGGTGATTACGGTGGTGGGGATGTGGTTAATAAGCCACTTGCAGAGTCTTGGCAGAAGCTGAGGAGGGTGGTTAACGGTCAAGCGAGTGAGTCAGTTAGCCAGAAGCTTATTCGTAGCTATAGTGTTAGTTGTGGAAATCCTTGTAGAACTTCAGGCTTAGTCAATGGCTTTGGGGGTTCTGCGACTAAAGGCCATGTTTTGAATGGAAGGCAGAAGTTTATGCTTCAGAAAAACCGGAGTATTAGGTATTCACCAAGTAATGTTGACAGTGGCTTGTTAAGGTTCTATTTGACACCGTTGAAAAGCTATAGGCGAAGCAGGTCTGCAAAGGGTAGCTTAAAGAATTCAAATTCAACGGCCAGAAGTTTCTTCTGA